In Candidatus Zixiibacteriota bacterium, the following proteins share a genomic window:
- a CDS encoding DoxX family membrane protein, giving the protein MKELATNKYITLIFRVILGAVFCYAAIDKIAHIDQFARAIYYYHILPGWAINIMAVFMPMVEMLAGIGLIIGIMPRGSAALINTMLVMFLVALIIVYIRGVDINCGCFSVSDRGKSSAMGLIWRDAILLIMGIQIMCFGRDFLSIGKLRD; this is encoded by the coding sequence ATGAAGGAACTCGCTACCAATAAATATATCACTTTGATATTCCGCGTGATTCTCGGTGCAGTCTTCTGCTACGCCGCAATCGACAAAATTGCGCACATTGACCAGTTCGCGCGCGCGATCTATTACTATCACATTCTGCCCGGCTGGGCGATCAACATCATGGCAGTTTTCATGCCGATGGTTGAAATGCTCGCCGGAATCGGTCTGATTATCGGCATAATGCCTCGTGGATCGGCGGCGCTCATCAATACCATGTTGGTGATGTTCCTCGTCGCGCTGATTATAGTCTATATCAGGGGTGTCGACATCAACTGCGGATGCTTCTCCGTATCAGACAGGGGCAAATCGAGCGCGATGGGTCTCATATGGCGTGATGCGATTCTGCTCATCATGGGAATACAGATCATGTGTTTCGGCAGGGATTTCCTGTCGATCGGGAAACTCCGCGACTGA